The following are encoded together in the Rhodanobacter soli genome:
- the lon gene encoding endopeptidase La: MAKNAPLPVALDALPVLPLRDVVVYPHMVIPLFVGRDKSMRALERAMEGERQILLVAQKSPDIDDPEIADLHQVGTLAGVLQLLKLPDGTVKVLVEGQSRVAVEDFKEADGMLTARSRVIEPVYNAKERELDVVSRTLISLFEQLVKQSRKLPPEVLASLSGIDDPSRVADSIAAHLSVRMADKQKVLETADVGQRLELLIGLVDGEMDLQQVEKRIRGRVKSQMEKSQREYYLNEQMKAIQKELGDSEDGPNEVEELQKKIEGSGMPKAVLTKARQEFGKLKQMSPMSAEATVVRNYLDWLVGVPWKKRSKVRKDLQLAQEVLDADHFGLEKVKDRILEYLAVQQRVSVMKGPILCLVGPPGVGKTSLGQSIAKATNRKFVRMSLGGVRDEAEIRGHRRTYIGSMPGRIVQNINKVGTKNPLFVLDEIDKMSMDFRGDPSSALLEVLDPEQNHAFNDHYLEVDLDLSEVMWIATANSLNIPGPLLDRMEVIRIPGYTEDEKLGIAQKYLLSKQLKANGLKPEELSVTEDALRDIVRYYTRESGVRNLEREISKICRKVVKELTLGQVKKAKAKVSPAKTAKGKAKNGTGKVKVDSANLDQYLGVRRFDFGRKELQNEVGLVTGLAWTQVGGELLSIEGSVVAGKGRLVHTGQLGDVMKESIQAALSVVRARADQLGIDPEFHQKLDVHIHVPEGATPKDGPSAGIAMCTALVSVLTKVPVRSEVAMTGEITLRGRVLPIGGLKEKLLAAHRGGITTVIIPEDNKKDLADMPANITSSLEIHPVRWIDEVLDIALERPLRPNPAKDAPPAAVASEPTEGHSLTH, translated from the coding sequence ATGGCCAAGAACGCCCCCCTTCCCGTTGCGCTGGACGCTCTGCCGGTGTTGCCGTTGCGCGACGTGGTGGTTTATCCGCACATGGTCATTCCGTTGTTTGTCGGTCGCGACAAGTCCATGCGTGCGCTGGAGCGCGCGATGGAAGGCGAGCGGCAGATCCTGCTGGTCGCGCAGAAAAGTCCGGATATCGACGACCCGGAGATCGCCGACCTGCACCAGGTCGGTACGCTGGCCGGCGTGCTGCAGCTGCTGAAATTGCCCGATGGTACGGTCAAGGTGCTGGTCGAGGGCCAGTCGCGCGTGGCGGTCGAGGATTTCAAGGAAGCGGACGGCATGCTGACCGCCCGTTCGCGCGTGATCGAGCCGGTCTACAACGCGAAGGAGCGTGAACTCGACGTGGTCTCGCGTACGCTGATCTCGCTGTTCGAGCAGTTGGTCAAGCAGAGCCGCAAGCTGCCGCCGGAAGTGCTGGCCAGCCTGTCCGGCATCGACGATCCGTCGCGCGTGGCCGATTCCATCGCCGCGCACCTGTCCGTGCGCATGGCCGACAAGCAGAAGGTGCTGGAGACCGCCGACGTCGGCCAGCGGCTGGAGCTGCTGATCGGCTTGGTCGATGGCGAGATGGACTTGCAGCAGGTCGAGAAGCGCATCCGCGGCCGGGTCAAGTCGCAGATGGAGAAGAGCCAGCGCGAGTACTACCTCAACGAGCAGATGAAGGCGATCCAGAAGGAACTCGGCGACAGCGAGGATGGCCCGAACGAGGTCGAGGAACTGCAGAAGAAGATCGAGGGCTCCGGCATGCCCAAGGCCGTGCTGACCAAGGCGCGGCAGGAGTTCGGCAAGCTCAAGCAGATGTCGCCGATGTCGGCCGAGGCCACCGTGGTGCGCAACTACCTCGACTGGCTGGTCGGCGTGCCGTGGAAGAAGCGCAGCAAGGTGCGCAAGGACCTGCAGCTGGCGCAGGAAGTGCTCGACGCCGACCATTTCGGCCTGGAAAAGGTCAAGGACCGCATCCTCGAGTACCTCGCCGTGCAGCAGCGCGTATCGGTGATGAAGGGACCGATCCTGTGCCTGGTAGGCCCGCCCGGTGTGGGCAAGACTTCGCTGGGGCAGTCGATCGCCAAGGCGACCAACCGGAAATTCGTCCGCATGAGTCTCGGCGGAGTGCGCGACGAAGCCGAGATCCGCGGCCATCGGCGCACGTATATCGGCTCGATGCCCGGTCGCATCGTGCAGAACATCAACAAGGTCGGGACCAAGAACCCGCTGTTCGTGCTGGACGAGATCGACAAGATGTCGATGGACTTCCGCGGCGACCCGTCGTCGGCGCTGCTGGAAGTGCTCGATCCGGAGCAAAACCACGCGTTCAACGACCATTACCTCGAGGTCGACCTGGACCTGTCCGAGGTGATGTGGATCGCCACGGCGAATTCGCTGAACATTCCCGGTCCGCTGCTCGACCGCATGGAAGTCATCCGCATCCCCGGCTACACCGAGGACGAGAAGCTCGGCATCGCACAGAAATACCTGCTGTCGAAACAGCTTAAGGCGAACGGTCTGAAGCCGGAGGAGCTCAGCGTCACTGAAGACGCATTGCGTGACATCGTGCGCTACTACACGCGCGAGTCGGGCGTGCGCAACCTGGAGCGCGAAATCTCCAAGATCTGCCGCAAGGTGGTCAAGGAACTGACCCTGGGCCAGGTGAAGAAGGCCAAGGCGAAGGTCTCGCCTGCGAAGACGGCCAAGGGCAAGGCGAAGAACGGCACCGGCAAGGTCAAGGTGGATTCGGCCAACCTCGACCAGTACCTGGGTGTGCGCCGGTTCGATTTCGGCCGCAAGGAACTGCAGAACGAAGTCGGCCTGGTTACCGGGCTGGCCTGGACCCAGGTCGGCGGCGAGTTGCTGAGCATCGAGGGTTCGGTGGTGGCGGGCAAGGGCAGGCTGGTGCATACCGGCCAGCTCGGCGACGTGATGAAGGAATCCATCCAGGCGGCGCTGTCGGTGGTGCGCGCGCGTGCCGACCAGTTGGGCATCGATCCGGAGTTCCACCAGAAGCTCGACGTGCATATCCACGTGCCGGAAGGCGCCACGCCGAAGGACGGTCCCAGTGCAGGCATCGCCATGTGCACGGCGCTGGTCTCCGTGCTGACCAAGGTGCCGGTGCGCTCCGAAGTGGCGATGACCGGCGAGATCACCTTGCGCGGTCGCGTGCTGCCGATCGGCGGCCTCAAGGAAAAACTGCTGGCGGCGCATCGCGGCGGGATCACCACGGTGATCATTCCTGAGGACAACAAGAAAGATCTTGCCGACATGCCGGCCAACATCACCTCGTCGCTGGAGATCCATCCGGTTCGCTGGATCGACGAAGTGCTGGATATCGCACTGGAGCGTCCACTGCGGCCGAACCCGGCCAAGGATGCACCTCCTGCCGCCGTGGCCAGCGAGCCGACGGAAGGGCACTCGTTGACGCACTGA
- a CDS encoding HU family DNA-binding protein: protein MNKTDLINAIAEKAELTKADAGRALEAFFETVQKSLKKGEDVSVVGFGTFTVRKRAARTGRNPRTNEAIKIKASKVPAFKAGKTLKDALN from the coding sequence ATGAATAAAACCGATCTGATCAATGCCATCGCCGAAAAGGCCGAGCTGACCAAGGCCGACGCTGGTCGTGCCCTCGAAGCCTTCTTCGAGACCGTGCAGAAGTCGCTGAAGAAAGGCGAGGATGTCTCGGTGGTGGGCTTCGGTACGTTCACTGTGCGCAAGCGCGCTGCCCGTACCGGCCGTAACCCGCGTACCAACGAAGCGATCAAGATCAAGGCCTCGAAGGTGCCTGCCTTCAAGGCTGGCAAGACCCTCAAGGATGCCCTAAACTAA
- a CDS encoding SurA N-terminal domain-containing protein, translated as MLQAMRNKMHGWPSIIVLGLAVLAMSLFGMESYFMSNDDAFVAKVGKHEIDQRAFQDRVNQLRQQAAEQQGEQFDSSTFEKNETKLRILDGMVDEQLLLQANADWGLRVSDQAMREYIASIPAFQVNGQFDGTSYRAWLTSQYKTPEMFENEIRSSLAIQLLPSAINDSTIATDAQLDRFLKLLSQRRDLRYFQLPRPALDNKTVSDAEIETWYKAHQADYMNPEQVSVKYVEVVGADLPLAAEPSDEELRKRYASEKQRFVQPEQRLVSHILINVPANATPEQQKVALAKAEKIAAEANPGDFAKLAEQDSQDLGSRRLGGDLGWLEKGVTNEAFDSALFAMQKGQISKPVLSSDGYHIIWLRDVRSGESKPFEEVRDQLVKEATTADRDRTYNEVAGKMSDNTYQNPTSLEPASVALKLPIKTTALFTRKGGEGVAANPKVAAAAFSDDVLVQGNNSGLIDLGNNHSVVIHVDQHVPAAAKPLAEVRADVQQKILDERAAAVEKKQADEALARLRKGEAMDDVAKSLGASITTVNEVVRHAQMPAPLLTQAFLLPHPAAGKPQFAAVDMLDGSYVLLAVDKVQDGDLSKVPPEQRDSLRQQMAQAYGYEATRELIDQLKAKTKIKINQQRL; from the coding sequence ATGCTGCAGGCAATGCGTAACAAGATGCACGGATGGCCGTCCATCATTGTGCTTGGCCTCGCCGTCCTGGCGATGTCGCTGTTCGGCATGGAGAGCTACTTCATGTCGAACGACGATGCCTTCGTGGCGAAGGTCGGCAAGCACGAAATCGACCAGCGTGCATTCCAGGACCGCGTGAACCAGCTGCGGCAGCAGGCAGCCGAACAGCAGGGCGAGCAGTTCGATTCCAGCACCTTCGAGAAGAACGAGACGAAGCTGCGCATCCTGGACGGGATGGTCGACGAGCAATTGCTGCTGCAGGCCAATGCGGACTGGGGCCTGCGGGTCTCGGACCAGGCCATGCGCGAGTACATCGCCTCGATCCCGGCGTTCCAGGTCAACGGCCAGTTCGACGGCACCAGCTACCGTGCATGGCTCACCAGCCAGTACAAGACGCCGGAGATGTTCGAGAACGAGATCCGCTCGTCCTTGGCCATCCAGTTGTTGCCATCGGCGATCAACGACAGCACCATCGCCACCGACGCCCAGCTCGATCGTTTCCTGAAACTGCTGAGCCAGCGCCGCGACCTGCGCTACTTCCAGCTGCCGCGCCCTGCGCTGGACAACAAGACGGTCAGCGATGCCGAGATCGAAACCTGGTACAAGGCGCACCAGGCCGACTACATGAATCCCGAGCAGGTTTCGGTGAAGTACGTCGAGGTCGTCGGTGCCGACCTGCCGCTGGCTGCCGAGCCGAGCGACGAGGAACTGAGGAAGCGCTACGCGAGCGAGAAGCAGCGCTTCGTGCAGCCGGAACAGCGGCTCGTTTCGCACATCCTGATCAACGTGCCGGCCAACGCCACGCCGGAACAGCAGAAGGTAGCCCTGGCCAAGGCCGAGAAGATCGCAGCGGAAGCCAACCCGGGTGACTTCGCCAAGCTGGCCGAACAGGACTCGCAGGATCTGGGTTCCCGTCGCCTGGGCGGCGATCTGGGCTGGCTGGAAAAAGGCGTGACCAACGAGGCCTTCGATTCGGCCCTGTTCGCCATGCAGAAGGGCCAGATCTCCAAGCCGGTGCTGTCGTCCGACGGTTATCACATCATCTGGCTGCGTGACGTCCGCAGCGGCGAATCCAAGCCGTTCGAGGAAGTGCGCGACCAACTGGTCAAGGAAGCGACGACGGCCGACCGCGACCGCACATACAACGAAGTTGCCGGCAAGATGTCCGACAACACCTACCAGAATCCGACTTCGCTGGAGCCGGCCTCGGTCGCATTGAAACTGCCGATCAAGACCACGGCGCTGTTTACGCGCAAGGGTGGCGAGGGCGTGGCCGCCAACCCGAAGGTAGCCGCCGCGGCGTTCAGCGACGACGTGCTGGTGCAGGGTAACAATTCGGGTCTGATCGATCTGGGCAACAACCACTCGGTGGTGATTCATGTCGACCAGCACGTGCCGGCGGCCGCCAAGCCGCTCGCGGAAGTGCGCGCCGACGTGCAGCAGAAAATCCTCGACGAGCGCGCCGCCGCCGTCGAGAAGAAGCAGGCCGACGAGGCACTGGCGCGTTTGCGCAAGGGCGAGGCGATGGACGATGTGGCGAAGTCGCTGGGTGCCAGCATCACCACCGTGAACGAGGTGGTCCGGCACGCGCAGATGCCGGCGCCGCTGCTGACGCAGGCGTTCCTTCTGCCGCACCCGGCGGCGGGCAAGCCGCAGTTCGCCGCCGTGGACATGCTGGACGGTTCCTATGTACTGCTGGCCGTGGACAAGGTGCAGGATGGCGACCTGTCCAAGGTGCCGCCGGAGCAGCGTGACTCGCTGCGCCAGCAGATGGCACAGGCCTACGGCTACGAAGCGACGCGCGAGCTGATCGACCAGCTCAAGGCGAAGACCAAGATCAAGATCAACCAGCAGCGACTGTAA
- a CDS encoding transglycosylase SLT domain-containing protein has product MPGCDADPAVLAWAKRYTRHPQQFESQLQAVLPRLVYVQQVADRYDVAGEFVLLPWVESHFQPGPAHKRRPAGMWQIMPVTAGAMGLRVDGHYDGRLDVPAAANAVMKLLEQYHDQFNDWRVADYAYNAGEFAIRRVIRTHGKPAEQPAIPHWPVRKVTREHLTKLLGIACVVREPERFNVSLPTLPGEQHLVQTEIPRSMPIARAADHAGMSVEALKHFNPAFRSNMIDANVTSYLLLPANHARQFRDALLEHASSNRDDLLASAGSGAATGPVPDKKTAPKIHTVKRGDNLWQIARDYSVNVGQLQRWNHLSSHTLKPGQTLTVSAPN; this is encoded by the coding sequence ATGCCCGGTTGTGACGCCGACCCGGCGGTTCTGGCCTGGGCCAAACGGTACACGCGCCATCCGCAGCAGTTCGAAAGCCAGTTGCAGGCCGTGTTGCCGCGTCTGGTCTATGTGCAGCAAGTGGCCGACCGCTACGATGTCGCGGGTGAATTCGTGCTGTTGCCCTGGGTGGAAAGCCATTTCCAGCCAGGGCCCGCCCACAAGCGTCGGCCGGCCGGCATGTGGCAGATCATGCCGGTGACTGCCGGCGCCATGGGGTTGCGCGTCGACGGCCACTACGACGGACGTCTCGACGTCCCTGCCGCCGCCAATGCCGTGATGAAACTGCTGGAGCAGTACCACGACCAGTTCAATGACTGGCGCGTGGCCGATTACGCCTACAACGCCGGCGAGTTCGCGATACGCAGGGTCATCCGGACGCACGGCAAGCCTGCGGAGCAACCGGCCATTCCCCACTGGCCGGTGCGCAAGGTAACCCGCGAGCATCTGACCAAGCTGTTGGGAATAGCCTGCGTGGTACGCGAACCGGAGCGCTTCAATGTCAGTCTGCCCACGCTGCCGGGTGAGCAGCACCTGGTGCAGACCGAAATACCCCGTTCAATGCCGATCGCGCGGGCGGCCGACCATGCCGGCATGTCGGTGGAGGCACTGAAGCACTTCAATCCGGCGTTTCGCAGCAACATGATCGACGCCAACGTCACCTCGTACCTGCTCCTGCCCGCCAACCACGCCCGCCAGTTCCGCGATGCCTTGCTCGAACACGCCAGCAGCAACCGCGACGATCTCCTGGCCAGCGCAGGCTCCGGCGCAGCAACAGGTCCCGTCCCCGACAAGAAGACGGCACCGAAGATCCATACCGTGAAACGCGGCGACAACCTTTGGCAGATCGCCCGCGACTACTCGGTGAACGTCGGCCAGTTGCAGCGCTGGAACCACCTGAGCAGCCACACGTTGAAGCCCGGCCAGACACTGACGGTGAGCGCGCCGAACTAG
- the gloB gene encoding hydroxyacylglutathione hydrolase gives MHLLPLPALADNYIWLLHDDDGNAVVVDPGDAEVVEQALAAHRLRLRAILLTHHHPDHIGGVPALRARHDMPVYAPVDERIGEATRRVRDGDVVELAAPSVRFEVIAIPGHTLSHVAYVGAGLLLCGDTLFSLGCGRLFEGTPAQMLASLDSLSQLPGETLVCGGHEYTEANGRFARTIEPANPELQQRLQEVAALRRHLQPTLPVPLARELATNPFLRTDTDAVIAWCRQQGSGNDRVARFAALRSAKDGFHA, from the coding sequence TTGCATCTCCTACCGTTACCGGCGCTGGCCGACAACTACATCTGGCTGCTGCATGACGACGATGGCAACGCCGTCGTCGTCGATCCGGGTGACGCCGAGGTCGTCGAGCAGGCGCTGGCGGCGCATCGATTGCGGCTGCGCGCGATTCTGCTGACCCATCATCATCCCGACCACATCGGCGGCGTGCCGGCCTTGCGCGCACGCCACGACATGCCGGTTTATGCACCCGTTGATGAACGCATCGGCGAGGCCACTCGGCGGGTACGCGACGGCGATGTAGTCGAACTGGCCGCACCGTCCGTGCGCTTCGAGGTGATCGCGATCCCGGGCCATACCCTCAGCCATGTGGCCTACGTCGGGGCCGGTCTGCTGCTGTGCGGCGATACCTTGTTCAGCCTGGGCTGCGGCCGTCTGTTCGAAGGCACACCGGCGCAGATGCTCGCCTCGCTGGATAGCCTGTCGCAACTGCCAGGGGAAACCCTGGTTTGCGGTGGGCACGAGTACACCGAGGCGAATGGACGTTTCGCGCGCACCATCGAACCGGCCAACCCCGAACTGCAGCAACGGCTGCAGGAAGTCGCCGCGCTACGCAGACACCTGCAGCCCACGCTGCCGGTGCCGCTCGCCCGCGAGCTGGCGACCAATCCGTTCCTGCGGACCGACACCGACGCCGTCATCGCGTGGTGCCGGCAGCAAGGCAGCGGCAACGATCGGGTCGCCCGTTTCGCTGCCCTGCGCAGCGCCAAGGATGGGTTCCACGCATGA
- a CDS encoding methyltransferase domain-containing protein, whose amino-acid sequence MPQRDDDIYASAPLRRLLDEQTRVLKPELQRCFGAHALLLGASFGDAPPALPMLGCWATLHLANGRYRGDLQAAADEPLPFIDDAFELVLLRHALEVAPLPAALLDEAVRVLAPGGVLALTGVHPLGGWSPWFYWRMRGKSPALQMPWRLRQRLELAGLVIEQVQRVGSMWPSLATTRRTLAGAFGGGYVLVARKRRRLVTPLRLKPVPVRVPANGRLSPGTRRSSAL is encoded by the coding sequence ATGCCACAACGCGATGACGACATCTACGCCAGTGCGCCGTTGCGCCGCTTGCTGGATGAGCAGACGCGCGTGCTGAAGCCGGAGCTGCAACGCTGCTTCGGCGCCCATGCGCTGTTGCTGGGAGCATCCTTCGGCGATGCGCCGCCGGCGCTGCCGATGCTTGGCTGTTGGGCCACCTTGCACTTGGCGAACGGCCGCTACCGGGGCGACCTGCAGGCGGCGGCGGACGAGCCATTGCCATTCATCGACGATGCGTTCGAGCTGGTGCTGTTGCGGCATGCGCTGGAAGTGGCGCCGCTGCCTGCGGCCCTGCTGGATGAAGCCGTTCGCGTGCTGGCGCCCGGCGGTGTGCTTGCGTTGACCGGCGTGCATCCGCTCGGCGGTTGGTCGCCATGGTTCTACTGGCGCATGCGCGGAAAGTCGCCGGCGCTGCAGATGCCGTGGCGGCTCCGGCAACGGCTTGAGCTGGCCGGGCTGGTGATCGAGCAGGTGCAGCGGGTGGGCAGCATGTGGCCCAGCCTGGCCACGACACGGCGAACCCTTGCAGGCGCCTTCGGCGGCGGCTACGTGCTGGTCGCGCGCAAGCGCCGGCGCCTGGTCACGCCGCTGCGGCTCAAGCCGGTGCCGGTGCGCGTGCCGGCGAATGGACGGCTTTCGCCGGGTACCCGGCGCAGTTCGGCTCTGTGA
- the rnhA gene encoding ribonuclease HI codes for MSEVEAFTDGACLGNPGPGGWAALLRAKGSERMVAGGEPATTNNRMELMAAIGALEALKRPCEVTLTTDSRYVMQGIEQWMPKWRANGWRTADKKPVKNQDLWQRLSDAVGAHQVRWKWVKGHNGHIENERVDQAAREQAELMKGRA; via the coding sequence ATGAGCGAAGTGGAAGCATTTACCGACGGGGCCTGCCTGGGCAACCCGGGTCCCGGCGGTTGGGCCGCGCTGTTGCGCGCAAAGGGCAGCGAACGCATGGTGGCTGGCGGTGAGCCGGCCACCACCAACAACCGTATGGAGCTGATGGCGGCGATCGGCGCGCTGGAAGCATTGAAGCGGCCGTGCGAAGTCACCCTCACCACCGATTCGCGCTATGTAATGCAGGGCATCGAGCAGTGGATGCCGAAGTGGCGCGCGAATGGCTGGCGTACCGCCGACAAGAAGCCGGTCAAGAACCAGGATCTGTGGCAGCGCCTGTCCGATGCGGTCGGCGCCCACCAGGTGCGCTGGAAGTGGGTGAAGGGCCACAACGGCCACATCGAAAACGAGCGGGTCGATCAGGCCGCGCGTGAACAGGCCGAGCTGATGAAGGGCAGGGCATGA
- the dnaQ gene encoding DNA polymerase III subunit epsilon gives MRQIVLDTETTGLEVRQGHRLVEIACVEMVERRLTGRHYQTYLNPDRAIDEGARQVTGIEDEFLLDKPRFAEVVDEFLAFIDGAELIIHNASFDIGFLDAELARLGDGAGRIGDRCSVLDTLAMARERYPGQRNNLDALCKRLGVDNSRRDLHGGLIDAQLLADVYLAMTSGQVAFDLGFEGATEQRDVVVTAPVVLHARPRVLRASADELSQHEQRLDTLDKSSVDGQSVWRRLG, from the coding sequence ATGAGGCAGATCGTTCTCGATACCGAAACCACCGGCCTCGAAGTACGCCAGGGGCATCGACTGGTGGAAATCGCCTGCGTCGAAATGGTCGAGCGCCGGCTTACCGGCCGGCATTACCAGACCTACCTCAACCCGGATCGGGCGATCGACGAAGGTGCCCGGCAGGTTACCGGCATCGAGGACGAGTTCCTGCTCGACAAGCCGCGTTTTGCCGAGGTGGTCGACGAGTTCCTGGCCTTCATCGACGGCGCGGAACTGATCATCCACAACGCCAGTTTCGACATCGGCTTCCTCGATGCCGAACTGGCCCGGCTGGGCGACGGCGCAGGCAGGATCGGCGACCGTTGCAGCGTGCTGGATACCCTGGCAATGGCGCGCGAGCGCTACCCCGGCCAGCGCAACAACCTCGATGCGCTGTGCAAGCGGTTGGGCGTGGACAACTCGCGGCGCGACCTGCACGGCGGCCTGATCGACGCGCAGCTGCTGGCCGACGTGTATCTGGCGATGACTTCGGGGCAAGTGGCCTTCGACCTCGGCTTCGAGGGCGCCACCGAGCAACGCGATGTGGTGGTGACGGCGCCGGTGGTGCTGCATGCCCGGCCGCGTGTGCTGCGCGCCTCGGCGGACGAGTTGTCGCAGCATGAGCAACGTCTCGATACGTTGGACAAGAGCAGTGTGGATGGGCAGAGCGTGTGGCGGCGGCTGGGGTGA
- a CDS encoding PP2C family protein-serine/threonine phosphatase — protein sequence MIEFGHGTHVGLRRTRNEDTYYAGASLGLFLVADGMGGHQHGEVASALVRDAVVDLVGQGHSLIEAVHGAAERLLAHTRHSFDVLPMGTTIAVLRIIGDGYEVAWVGDSRVYLWKKELRQISHDHSLVQALVEAGQLDPAQAAQHPQRNVLTQALGVTAIEQLHIGMARGQLESGMGFLLCSDGLTEGVSDASIARTVARTDLAAQECVDQLLLGALDSGGDDNITVLLVRSS from the coding sequence ATGATCGAATTCGGACACGGAACGCATGTCGGCCTGCGCCGCACGCGCAATGAGGACACTTATTACGCCGGTGCTTCGCTCGGCCTGTTCCTGGTGGCCGACGGCATGGGCGGGCACCAGCATGGCGAGGTGGCGTCGGCGCTGGTGCGGGATGCGGTGGTCGACCTGGTCGGCCAGGGGCACAGCCTGATCGAGGCGGTGCACGGCGCTGCGGAGCGGTTGCTTGCGCACACCCGGCACAGCTTCGACGTGTTGCCGATGGGCACCACCATCGCCGTGCTGCGGATCATCGGCGACGGTTACGAAGTCGCCTGGGTCGGCGACAGCCGGGTCTACCTGTGGAAGAAGGAATTGCGGCAGATCAGCCACGACCACTCGCTGGTACAGGCGCTGGTCGAGGCCGGCCAGCTCGACCCGGCGCAGGCCGCCCAGCATCCCCAGCGCAACGTGCTGACCCAGGCGCTGGGCGTGACCGCCATCGAGCAGCTGCATATCGGCATGGCGCGTGGCCAGCTGGAATCGGGCATGGGCTTCCTGCTGTGCAGCGACGGTTTGACGGAGGGCGTCAGCGACGCCTCGATAGCACGCACGGTGGCGCGGACCGACCTGGCCGCCCAGGAATGCGTGGATCAGCTGCTGTTGGGCGCTCTGGACAGTGGCGGCGACGACAACATCACGGTCCTGCTCGTGCGCTCCAGCTGA